In Erythrobacter sp. SG61-1L, the following proteins share a genomic window:
- a CDS encoding zf-TFIIB domain-containing protein, with amino-acid sequence MVERASKQGLPCPVCKVDLVMSERQGIEIDYCPQCRGVWLDRGELDKIIERGVAETAPPPPPPSRGGYDRGHDSHRGDYGYGDHKRRRRKSFFEELFD; translated from the coding sequence ATGGTAGAACGCGCGTCAAAGCAGGGGCTTCCCTGTCCTGTCTGCAAGGTCGATCTCGTCATGAGCGAGCGGCAAGGCATCGAGATCGACTATTGCCCGCAATGCCGGGGCGTGTGGCTCGATCGCGGCGAACTCGACAAGATCATTGAGCGAGGCGTCGCCGAAACAGCGCCCCCTCCGCCCCCTCCGTCGCGCGGCGGATACGATCGCGGCCACGACAGCCACAGAGGCGATTACGGCTACGGCGACCACAAGCGCCGCCGACGCAAGAGCTTCTTCGAGGAGCTGTTCGACTGA
- a CDS encoding cation transporter: MTDECLVDGGAKHRTLWIVLLLNLGISLAFFGTGLAGDSSALIANGVDNLSDALVYLLSLIALGRAAVWKNRAATMSGIMLLLFAGGILVDAGRRYIYGSEPIGSTMMLMSAAAAVINFICLKLLQRLEKPDVALRAATTFSFNDFISNGGILVAGGLVLWLGSNWPDLIVGVLTALIAIKGGIEILKDARAEADQHAEAAP, translated from the coding sequence ATGACGGATGAATGCCTCGTCGATGGCGGCGCCAAGCATCGGACCTTGTGGATCGTTCTGCTGCTTAATCTCGGCATATCGCTGGCCTTCTTCGGGACGGGGCTGGCAGGCGATTCCAGCGCGCTGATCGCCAACGGCGTCGACAATCTGTCGGATGCTCTCGTCTATCTTCTGAGCCTGATCGCGCTCGGCCGCGCCGCGGTCTGGAAAAACCGCGCCGCCACTATGTCGGGCATCATGTTGCTGCTGTTCGCTGGCGGAATCCTCGTCGATGCGGGACGGCGCTACATCTACGGCAGCGAGCCGATCGGCTCGACGATGATGCTGATGTCGGCGGCGGCGGCCGTCATCAACTTTATCTGCCTCAAGCTGCTTCAGCGCCTGGAGAAGCCCGATGTGGCGCTGCGCGCCGCGACAACCTTCAGCTTCAACGATTTCATATCGAACGGCGGCATCCTTGTCGCGGGCGGCCTGGTGCTGTGGCTCGGCAGCAATTGGCCGGACCTTATCGTCGGCGTGTTGACGGCGCTCATCGCCATCAAGGGCGGCATCGAAATCCTGAAGGACGCGCGGGCCGAAGCCGACCAGCACGCGGAGGCCGCGCCATGA
- a CDS encoding SRPBCC family protein, producing MKEETTFVLSMAPVRVWTHLADLEAYEYWHPSYRFEEAAAAGRTIDLTYALFRRGYRTRAEATITAFDKPHLIAWSIGIGGGAVFRESYELEAVGTGTQIRHEIAFESFAGKLVGKLFRRTFGGTLRAQDLAFLSYLKKDLRSGDAGLNRHRRRARKARRTDNDG from the coding sequence ATGAAGGAAGAAACGACATTCGTTCTTAGCATGGCTCCGGTGAGAGTTTGGACGCATCTCGCCGATCTGGAGGCTTACGAATACTGGCATCCGAGCTATCGCTTCGAGGAAGCCGCTGCCGCTGGCAGGACAATCGACCTGACCTATGCGTTGTTCAGACGCGGCTATCGCACACGCGCGGAAGCGACGATCACGGCCTTCGACAAGCCCCACCTCATCGCATGGAGCATCGGCATCGGCGGCGGCGCTGTATTCCGCGAGAGCTATGAACTCGAAGCGGTAGGGACAGGAACGCAGATCCGGCACGAGATCGCGTTCGAAAGTTTCGCCGGCAAGCTGGTGGGCAAGCTGTTCCGCCGGACATTTGGGGGCACCCTGCGCGCTCAGGATTTGGCCTTCCTAAGCTACCTCAAAAAGGATTTGCGTAGTGGTGACGCGGGACTGAACCGCCATCGCCGCCGGGCGCGGAAAGCCAGGAGGACGGACAATGACGGATGA
- a CDS encoding CusA/CzcA family heavy metal efflux RND transporter, translating into MIDRIVTLSVERRWFVLLMTLIAMVIGGWALSRLPIDAVPDITNNQVQVNITAPALSPELVEKQIAFPIENALAGVPGLEYTRSLSRNGFAQVTAVFTESTDIFFARQQVAERLRVAEESLPEGATPTMGPIATGLGEVYMWTVHLEHRKGDEHKPGQPGIQPDGSYITPEGDRLVTEADKATYLRTVQDWIVAPLLRSTEGLAGVDSIGGYVKQFQVIPDMQRLAALGMNLTDLAQALEANNVGVGAGVVDRGGEGLAVRSDARIRNIGELASTVIATREGTPIRLDSVAQVRLGQAIRYGSASENGKEVVVGTAIMRIGENSRTVASAVAERLDEVNASMPTDVVIQPVLDRTALVNSTIKTVAKNLTEGALLVIVVLFLLLGNFRAALIAALVIPITMLMTSFGMLRGGVSANLMSLGALDFGLIVDGAVIIVENALRRIAERQHHLGRNLTVEERLNSVARAAREMIRPSVFGQAIIILVYVPLLTLSGVEGKTFTPMAMTVIIALVCAFVLSLTFVPAMLAIWLSKPVEEKEGRIMSWLKRKYEPGLDKAMKRPTLTMGVGVGAFLAALLTFSFLGQEFLPQLDEGDLTAQVLRVPGTSVDQSQAMQSRIEREIAKLPEVRFVFSKTGTAELASDPMPPNISDTFIIMKPKDEWPDSRLSRAELIAKVEKVLEGVPGGAFEISQPIQMRFNELIAGVRGDIAVKVFGDDFDTMNATANQIAAILRQTEGAADVRVEQTEGLPMLDIRPKRDIMSRLGITAQTVQDTVSAAIGGRDAGMIFEGDRRFAVTIRLSDVSRANLQTLGQVPVPLANGGFVPLQSVADIGVTDGPNQISRENGKRRVVVQANVRGRDVAGVVADAEAAIASQVRLPSGQYLDWGGQFENLQSASERLMLVVPACFALIILLLYGALGSVRDAAIVFTGVPLALVGGVLALFLRGMPFSISAAVGFIALSGIAVLNGLVMVTSIQSLMESGMERAKAAYEGAMMRLRPVVMTALVASLGFVPMALATGSGAEVQKPLATVVIGGLISATLLTLFVLPTLYARYGRRLDDERDEIGVERTDEHPAGPTGEPA; encoded by the coding sequence ATGATAGACCGTATCGTCACATTATCCGTCGAGCGGCGCTGGTTCGTGCTGCTCATGACGCTGATCGCCATGGTCATCGGAGGCTGGGCGCTGTCGCGCCTGCCGATCGACGCCGTTCCCGACATCACCAACAATCAGGTGCAGGTGAACATCACCGCACCGGCACTCTCGCCCGAACTGGTTGAAAAGCAGATTGCCTTTCCGATCGAAAACGCGCTCGCGGGCGTTCCGGGCCTTGAATACACCCGATCGCTCAGTCGCAACGGCTTCGCGCAGGTCACGGCGGTTTTTACCGAATCGACCGACATCTTCTTTGCTCGGCAGCAGGTCGCTGAACGGCTGCGCGTGGCGGAGGAAAGCCTGCCTGAAGGCGCAACCCCGACCATGGGGCCGATCGCGACGGGGCTGGGCGAAGTCTATATGTGGACTGTCCACCTCGAACATCGCAAGGGCGACGAACATAAGCCCGGTCAACCGGGTATTCAGCCGGACGGCAGTTATATCACCCCCGAAGGCGACCGGCTTGTCACCGAAGCCGACAAGGCGACCTATCTGCGGACGGTGCAGGACTGGATCGTCGCGCCGCTGCTCAGAAGCACGGAAGGTCTGGCGGGCGTCGATTCGATCGGCGGCTATGTAAAGCAGTTCCAGGTGATCCCCGACATGCAGCGCCTTGCTGCGCTCGGCATGAACCTTACCGATCTCGCGCAGGCGCTTGAGGCGAACAACGTCGGCGTCGGCGCTGGCGTGGTCGATCGCGGCGGCGAAGGGCTGGCGGTGCGCTCGGATGCCCGAATCCGCAATATCGGCGAGTTGGCCAGCACTGTCATCGCCACGCGCGAGGGCACGCCGATCCGGCTCGATTCCGTCGCGCAGGTCCGGCTTGGACAGGCGATCCGTTACGGCTCGGCGTCCGAGAATGGCAAGGAAGTCGTCGTCGGCACCGCGATCATGCGGATTGGCGAGAACAGCCGCACGGTCGCCTCGGCGGTCGCGGAACGGCTCGATGAAGTGAATGCCTCGATGCCGACGGACGTGGTGATCCAGCCCGTCCTCGACCGCACGGCGCTGGTCAACTCGACGATCAAGACGGTGGCGAAGAACCTCACCGAAGGCGCGCTGCTCGTCATTGTCGTGCTGTTCCTGCTGCTCGGCAATTTCCGCGCGGCGCTGATCGCGGCGCTGGTGATCCCGATCACCATGCTGATGACCAGCTTCGGGATGCTGCGCGGCGGCGTGTCGGCGAACCTGATGAGCCTCGGCGCACTCGATTTCGGGCTGATCGTCGACGGCGCGGTCATCATCGTCGAAAACGCGCTGCGACGTATCGCCGAACGCCAGCATCATCTTGGCCGCAATCTGACGGTCGAAGAACGGTTGAACTCGGTCGCCCGCGCGGCGCGCGAAATGATCCGGCCATCGGTGTTCGGGCAGGCGATCATCATCCTCGTCTATGTGCCGCTGCTGACGCTGAGCGGTGTCGAAGGCAAGACCTTCACGCCGATGGCGATGACCGTCATCATCGCGCTCGTCTGCGCCTTCGTGCTGTCGCTGACCTTCGTGCCCGCGATGCTCGCCATCTGGCTGTCGAAGCCGGTGGAGGAGAAGGAAGGCCGGATCATGTCGTGGCTCAAACGCAAATATGAGCCGGGCCTCGACAAGGCGATGAAACGTCCGACACTCACCATGGGCGTTGGCGTGGGCGCTTTCCTCGCGGCGCTTTTGACCTTCTCCTTTTTGGGCCAGGAGTTTTTGCCCCAGCTCGACGAGGGCGACCTGACCGCGCAGGTTCTGCGCGTTCCCGGCACCTCGGTCGATCAAAGCCAGGCGATGCAGTCGCGCATCGAACGGGAGATAGCCAAGCTACCAGAGGTGCGGTTCGTCTTTTCCAAGACGGGCACGGCCGAACTCGCGTCCGATCCGATGCCCCCCAATATCTCCGACACCTTCATCATCATGAAACCCAAAGACGAGTGGCCGGACAGCCGCCTGTCGCGGGCGGAGCTGATAGCCAAGGTCGAAAAGGTGCTGGAAGGCGTGCCGGGCGGCGCATTCGAGATCAGCCAACCGATCCAGATGCGGTTCAACGAGCTGATCGCCGGTGTGCGCGGCGACATCGCGGTCAAGGTGTTCGGCGACGATTTCGACACCATGAATGCGACCGCGAACCAAATCGCCGCGATCCTGCGTCAGACCGAAGGCGCGGCGGACGTTCGGGTCGAACAAACCGAAGGTCTGCCGATGCTCGATATACGGCCAAAGCGGGACATCATGTCGCGGCTCGGCATCACTGCGCAGACCGTGCAGGACACCGTGTCCGCCGCGATCGGCGGGCGCGATGCGGGGATGATCTTCGAGGGCGACCGGCGGTTTGCGGTGACGATCCGCCTGTCGGATGTGTCGCGCGCCAATCTCCAGACTCTCGGACAGGTGCCGGTGCCCTTAGCAAATGGCGGGTTCGTGCCGTTGCAAAGCGTGGCCGACATCGGTGTCACCGATGGCCCCAACCAGATCAGCCGCGAGAACGGCAAGCGGCGCGTGGTGGTCCAGGCCAATGTGCGTGGTCGTGATGTCGCCGGGGTCGTTGCCGATGCCGAAGCGGCGATCGCCAGCCAGGTGCGGCTTCCCAGCGGGCAATATCTGGATTGGGGCGGACAGTTCGAGAACCTTCAGTCCGCGAGCGAGCGGCTGATGCTTGTCGTCCCGGCCTGCTTCGCGCTCATCATCCTGCTGCTCTATGGGGCATTGGGAAGCGTGCGCGATGCCGCGATCGTGTTCACCGGGGTTCCGCTGGCGCTCGTCGGCGGCGTCCTCGCGCTGTTCCTCAGAGGGATGCCCTTCTCGATCTCGGCGGCGGTGGGGTTCATTGCCCTTTCCGGTATCGCGGTCCTGAACGGCCTCGTCATGGTGACATCGATCCAGTCGTTGATGGAAAGCGGCATGGAACGGGCGAAGGCGGCGTATGAAGGCGCGATGATGCGCCTCAGGCCCGTGGTCATGACCGCGCTCGTCGCCAGCCTCGGCTTTGTGCCGATGGCGCTTGCGACCGGCTCGGGAGCCGAGGTGCAAAAGCCGCTCGCGACTGTGGTGATCGGCGGTCTCATCTCCGCCACGCTGCTCACCCTGTTCGTGCTGCCGACGCTCTACGCCCGCTACGGCCGGCGTCTCGACGATGAGCGAGACGAGATCGGCGTGGAACGGACGGATGAGCATCCCGCGGGGCCGACAGGCGAGCCCGCTTGA